Within Novosphingobium resinovorum, the genomic segment TGCACGTGGCCGCACCGGCCGCGATGACGGTCACGACGCGCCCCGCGGCGACGCTCCGCGCGGCGGACGCGGGCGCCGTGAAGCCCCCCGTATCGGCAGCCGCGAGGACTTCCGCAATGAATTCCCGCGCCGTGGCTCCAGAGACGGTGGGCGTGACGGCGCCTCCCGCGATGCTGGTCCGCGCGATGCCGCTGCCCGCGATGGCGCCCGTACCGGCGCCCCGCGTGGCGATCGTCCGCGTGAGGATACCCCGCGTGGCGGTTCCTACCGCAGTGGTCCGGGGCGCGACGGCGCGCCGCGTTCAGAGCGTGCGCAAGGCGGCGGATCGCGCGATGCGACCTATCGCAGCGGACCTGCACGTGATGGCGCCCGCTCCGATTCCCGCGACGGCGAACGCGGCTATCGTCCGCGCCGCGACGATCGCGCATTCGGCTCGGATCGCGGCCCACGCCCTGCCCGCCCGACCGGCCCGCGTCCCAACCTCAAGCCCGGCGCCGCCCCGCGCGCCGCCGCGCCGACGCCCAAGGACCCCTCGCTGCCTGCCCGCGAAGGCGAGCGCGTCGCCAAGCTGCTCGCCCGCGCCGGCGTCGCCAGCCGCCGCGAGGTCGAGCGCCTGATCATCGAAGGCCGCGTCACGCTGGACGACGTGGTGATCGAAACGCCCTCGACCGTGCTCACATCCTTGCGCGGTGTCGCGGTGGACGGCAATCCGATCGCGGAAGCCGAAGGCACGCGCCTGTTCCTGTTCCACAAGCCGTCGGGCCTCATCACCGCCGAGCGCGATCCGGCGGGCCGCCCGACGATCTACACCGCGCTGCGCAACGCCCTGCCCGAAGGCACCGGCCGCGTGATGCCGATCGGCCGCCTCGATCTCAACACCGAGGGCCTGCTGCTGCTGACCAACGACGGCGAGTTCAAGCGCCAGCTCGAACTGCCCGCCACCGGCGTGCCGCGCACCTACCGCGCGCGTACTTTTGGCGACATCACGCAAGAACAGCTCGAACAACTGATGGAAGGCATCGAGGTCGACGGCGTGATCTACGGCAAGATCGACGCCAACATGGAGCGCCGCACCGGTCGCAACCAGTGGATCGAGATGACGCTGACCGAAGGCAAGAACCGCGAAGTGCGCCGCGTGCTCGAAGCGCTCGGCCTGCAGGTCAGCCGCCTGCTGCGCACCGCCTACGGCCCCTTCCGCCTCGGCGACATGCCCAAGGGCATGGCGGGCGAGGTTTCGCAGCGCGACCTCGAAAACTTCCGTAAGAGCCTGCCGAGCCAGAATCCTTCGAGAACGCAGGCATGAGCGGAAACCTGCGCATCATCGCGGGAGAATGGCGCGGCCGCAAGCTGGCCGCACCCGAGGGCGACACCACCCGCCCTACCGCCGATCGCACGCGCGAGACGCTGTTCTCGATGCTGGTCAGCCGCCTCGGCGATTTCGAGGGGCTGAAGGTGGCGGATCTTTTCGCCGGCTCGGGCGCGCTGGGGCTCGAAGCCCTGTCGCGCGGGGCGGCGCACTGCCTGTTCGTCGATCAGGATGCAGGCGCGATCCGGGCGATTCGCAAGAACATCGCCAACCTGCAGGCGCAGCCGCGCAGCGACGTGCGCGCCTCCTCGGTGATGTCGCTGGGGACCGCAAAGGAGCCGCTCGACCTCGTGCTGCTCGACCCGCCTTACGATACCGGCGCGGGTCAGGTGGCGGTGGACAAGCTGGCGCGGCTCGGCTGGATCGGCGAAGGCACTTGGGTGAGCCTCGAAACCGGTAAGGGTGAAAGCGTGGCGATCAAGGGCTTCGAAGCCGACGCCACGCGTGATGTCGGCAAGGCCAGGCTGCACCTCCTGCGCCGTACATCTTGACATTTATAACCAAATAGGATATATACCCCAACATCCGAGCGGTGATGTACAAGCCGCTTTCGGTGTATCGGGTCGGCGTCGTGGGCCGGGATGCGGTTTCAGCCGTAGCTACGCAAACCACGCGTCCATCGAAGACCCGGACTGTCTCTGCGCTACCGGAAACGCCGTCCATACGTTCCTGCGACACACGGCAGGACTTGGGACGGCCATCCCGGATAGCCTTCGGCCGATAACGCTGCGAACCCTAACGATGGCCACATGGGACTTTCCGATGGAATACAGGTCGAGCCGGGCTGCACCGTGAGTTACCCGGCCGCTCGCCAGAGCTTCACGGAAAACAAAACACCGCGTCCCGGTGAGGACGCTCCCGACGCCGACCCGATGTTCACTTCGGTTGCGTTGAATTCCCCGGCGTAATGCCTGCACTCGCCAGCGGGCGTTTCTGCGTGCGCTAACTGCACGCACAACCCCGTAATCCCAGCGAAGGCTGGGACCGCTGGTCGTGTAAAGCCCAACCCTTGGCAGGGCGTCCTGACGATAATTGGCCGTAACAGGCCAGCGGTCCCAGCTTTCGCTGGGATGACGGGATTTGTGGGATGACGGGCTTTGTTTGCAAATCCCTCCCCGAGCTTGTCCCGGGAAGGAATTTACACGTCCTACTTCCCGCCGCGATTGCGGCAGCCATCGGTCACCGTCTTGCTGCAGACCGGATAAGTCTTGTCCATCGCGGTCGCAGGCGGCGGGGTCAGCGCGCCCTTGTACGGACCGCCCTGATAGTTCTCATCCGCAGGCATCGCCGGGCGCGCGGCCTGGTTCGCGGCTTGCGGATCGGGGACGCCTTCGGTCGGCACGCCCGGTCCCGGAGGGTTGGCCTGCCCCGGAGGCGTCGCAGGCGTCTCGCCCTTGAGCTGCTGCAGCACCGAATTCCAGGCCATCTGCCGCTGTTCGGGTGTCATCTTGTAGATCTGGCCGCGCTGGTCGGCCGTCAGCGCCCAATAGCCCTTTTGCTGATCCATGCTCAGCGTCCAGTAATAGACCTTGTAGTCGTTCGGCCAGCTTTCGTAGTCGGACTTCTGCGCCGGGGTCCAGCTGTCGTACGTGGCCTGTTGCTCGGGCGTGAGCGTCGGCGCGGCGCTGGAGGCGGCGGGAGGCGCCATGGCCGGAGCCGGAGCAGATGGCGGCGCGGCGGGCATTTCGGAAGTGGCGGGGGCGGCAGGGTCGCTCTGGGCATGGATGGCGGCGGGGACCACCAACAGGCTGAGGGCAGCAGAGCCGGCGAGCAGAACTTTACGCATTTCTCACTCTCCGTTTATGTCTTCGTTGTGATCGAACGACGAAGCGCACCGGCAATTGTTCCTCCGCTGCGACGAACCGGGCTTGCACCGGGCCATGCCGTTCCCTAGTTGTTCACGGTGAACAACCTGCAAGCTCCCTCCTCTGATCCGCTGATCGACGGCCTCAACGATCCCCAGCGCGAGGCCGTGCTGACGACCGAAGGCCCCGTGCTGATGCTCGCGGGCGCGGGCACCGGCAAGACGGCGGCGCTCACCCGCCGCCTCGCCCATCTCGTGCACAGTCGCCTTGCCTGGCCGAGCGAGATCCTGTGCGTCACCTTCACCAACAAGGCCGCGCGGGAGATGCGCGAGCGGGTCGGCCACCTGATCGGCCCGGCGGTGGAGGGCATGCCCTGGCTCGGCACCTTCCACGCCGTCGCCGCCAAGATGCTGCGCCGCCACGCCGAGCTGGTGGGCCTGCAGAGCAACTTCACGATCATCGACACCGACGACCAGCTGCGCCTGCTCAAGCAGCTGATCCAGGCCGAGGGGCTGGACGAGAAGCGCTGGCCCGCGCGCCAGCTGGCGGGCTGCATCGATCGCTGGAAGAACCGCGGCCTGAACCCGCAGGACCTCGACGCCGGAGAGAACGAAAGCTACGCCAACGGCAAGGGCCAGAAGTTCTACAAGCTCTATCAGGACCGGCTGAAGGCGGTGAACGCCTGCGATTTCGGCGACCTGCTGCTGCACATGCTCAACATCCTGCGCACCCACCGCGATGTGCTCGAGCAATACCAAAACCGCTTCAAGTACGTCATGGTGGACGAATATCAGGACACCAACCAGGTCCAGTACTTGTGGCTACGCCTGATCGCGCAGGGCCGCCAGAACATCTGCGTGGTCGGCGACGACGACCAGTCGATCTATTCCTGGCGCGGCGCCGAAGTGGCCAACATCCTGCGCTTCGAGAAGGACTTCCCCGGCGCCAAGGTCATCAAGCTGGAGCAGAACTACCGCTCCACGCCGCAGATCCTCGCCGCCGCATCGGGCCTGATCGACGAGAACACCCAGCGCCTAGGCAAAACCCTGTGGACCGAGCGCCACGCGGGCGACAAGGTGCAGGTCGTCGGCGTCTGGGACGGGCCGGAGGAAGCCCGCCGCGTCGGTGACGAGATCGAGCGGCTGGAGCGTCAGGGCGCCCCGCTCGACCAGATCGCCATCCTCGTGCGCGCGCAGTACCAGACGCGCGAATTCGAGGACCGATTCATCTCCATCGGCATGAAGTATCGCATCGTCGGCGGCTTCCGCTTCTACGAACGCGCGGAGATCCGCGACGCGCTGGCATACTTGCGCGTGATCGCCCAGCCGGCCGACGACCTCGCGTTCGAGCGCATCTACAACGCCCCCAAGCGCGGCCTCGGCGCCAAGGCGCTGGAGGCGCTGCACCGGCTGGCGCGAAATCGCGGCATTCCGCTGTCGAACGCCGCGATCGAGATCGCCGACACCGACGAACTTCCCGCCCGCGCGCGCAACACCTTCCTCGCGCTGATGCGCGACTTCGCGCGCTGGCGCGACTTGTCCGCCACCGAAGGCCCCGCCGACCTCTTGCGCACCGTGCTCGACGAATGCGGCTACACCGACGCGCTGCAGGCGGAGAAGACCGCCGAGGCCAACGGGCGGCTTGAGAACCTCGTCGAACTTGCGCGCGCGATGGAGGAATACGACAGCCTCGGCGACTTCCTCGAACACGTCAGCCTCGTCATGGACAACGAGAACGCGGCCGAGGAGGAGAAGGTCACGATCATGACCATGCACGGCGCCAAGGGGCTGGAATTCGACAACGTGTTCCTGCCCGGCTGGGAGGAAGGCGTGTTCCCCTCGCAGCGCTCGCTCGACGAAGGCGGCCTCGCCAGTCTGGAGGAGGAGCGCCGGCTCGCCTACGTCGCGATCACGCGGGCGAAGAAGAAGTGCACGATCCTGCATGCGGCCAACCGGCGCATCTACGGCCAGTGGACCAGTTCGATCCCCTCGCGCTTCATCGCCGAACTGCCTGAGGAGCATGTCGACTCCGAGACGACGCTGTCGGGCGGCGCCTCGCTGTGGCGGGCGCAGTGGTCGGAGCACGCCGATCCCTTCGCCGACGTGGCGCGGATGCAACCCTCGCGGATCGTCACGCGCGGCCCCGGCTGGCAGCGCGCTGCCGCCAAGGAATACGACGCCAGCCCCAAGCGCGTGGTCGAAAGCACCCGCTCCGCCGCCAGCTTCGCCGCCAAGCCGCGCTCCGACATCGCCGTGGGCGCGCGCGTCTTCCATGAGAAGTTCGGCTACGGCGCGGTGATGGCGCAGGAAGGCAACAAGCTGGAGATCGAATTCGAGCAGGCGGGCAACAAGCGCGTGCTCGACAGCTTCGTGAAGCCGGCGTGACGGATTCGTCGTCGCGGACGGCTTGCAGGTGCGCGCTATCGGCGGGGGCTTCGACAAGCTCAGCCTGAGCGGTATCGAGATCAGGTCTTTAAATTCCGCTCAGGCTGAGCTTGTCGAAGCCCCCTCGCCCTCTCGATCGCCTCCAATTACCGCGCCCGCGATTACCGTCAGCCGGGTGGTGATTGCCTCCCGCTCCTCACGCTATACACTGGTTCAATACGAACGAGAGTAACAGCGAGAGGTATTGGGAAGTGCTCAAATCAGCAGACGGCGGCCTGCGGCCGGTGCCGTTCCCGATCGACGATCCCGAACGCATCCCGGTCAAGCGCTACTACGACCCCGAATTCTACCAGGCCGAGCTGGACCACTTGTGGCCCAACGTCTGGCAGATGGCCTGCCGCGAGGAGCAGATTCCCGAGGTCGGCGACTGGATCGAGTACGAGAACGTCGGCAGATCGGTCATCATCGTGCGCACCAGGACCGGCGTGAAGGCCTTCAACAACGCCTGCCGCCACCGCGGCGTACCCTTCGCGGGCGGATCACCACTGGGCTCCTCGCACGCGACGGCGCATGGCAACTGCGCGAAATCGGGCTTCGTCTGTCCCTTCCACGGCTGGCGCTGGAACATGGATGGCGAGAACACCATGGTCTACGGCAAGCACCTGTTCTCCGAGCGCCAGCTGGACGAGGACGACATCAACCTCATCCCCTGCCGCGCCGAAGTCTTCGGCGGCTGCGTATGGATCAACCACGATGACGACGCGCCCTCCGTTCGCGAGAGCATCGGCCCGTTGGCGGAGCGGCTGGAAGCACACAACCTGCACAAGCTGCGCGCGGAGTGGTGCTACGGCACCGTGCTCCCGGCAAACTGGAAGATCGCGATGGAAGCCTTCATGGAAGGCTACCACGTCATGCAGACGCACCCGCAGCTGCAACACGCGGTGCCGACCATGTACAATTCGATGTACGCGATGGCCGACAATCCCAGCCGCGCGCCTATGCTGGCCGACCCCGCGCTGACCCTCGAGGAAAACA encodes:
- a CDS encoding pseudouridine synthase, with product MSKPPSKSSGGRSGGSGRGRDSGSSFGAGPRGGSSRGGASRDGGPRYNAGSGSARGRTGRDDGHDAPRGDAPRGGRGRREAPRIGSREDFRNEFPRRGSRDGGRDGASRDAGPRDAAARDGARTGAPRGDRPREDTPRGGSYRSGPGRDGAPRSERAQGGGSRDATYRSGPARDGARSDSRDGERGYRPRRDDRAFGSDRGPRPARPTGPRPNLKPGAAPRAAAPTPKDPSLPAREGERVAKLLARAGVASRREVERLIIEGRVTLDDVVIETPSTVLTSLRGVAVDGNPIAEAEGTRLFLFHKPSGLITAERDPAGRPTIYTALRNALPEGTGRVMPIGRLDLNTEGLLLLTNDGEFKRQLELPATGVPRTYRARTFGDITQEQLEQLMEGIEVDGVIYGKIDANMERRTGRNQWIEMTLTEGKNREVRRVLEALGLQVSRLLRTAYGPFRLGDMPKGMAGEVSQRDLENFRKSLPSQNPSRTQA
- the rsmD gene encoding 16S rRNA (guanine(966)-N(2))-methyltransferase RsmD → MSGNLRIIAGEWRGRKLAAPEGDTTRPTADRTRETLFSMLVSRLGDFEGLKVADLFAGSGALGLEALSRGAAHCLFVDQDAGAIRAIRKNIANLQAQPRSDVRASSVMSLGTAKEPLDLVLLDPPYDTGAGQVAVDKLARLGWIGEGTWVSLETGKGESVAIKGFEADATRDVGKARLHLLRRTS
- a CDS encoding ATP-dependent helicase — translated: MNNLQAPSSDPLIDGLNDPQREAVLTTEGPVLMLAGAGTGKTAALTRRLAHLVHSRLAWPSEILCVTFTNKAAREMRERVGHLIGPAVEGMPWLGTFHAVAAKMLRRHAELVGLQSNFTIIDTDDQLRLLKQLIQAEGLDEKRWPARQLAGCIDRWKNRGLNPQDLDAGENESYANGKGQKFYKLYQDRLKAVNACDFGDLLLHMLNILRTHRDVLEQYQNRFKYVMVDEYQDTNQVQYLWLRLIAQGRQNICVVGDDDQSIYSWRGAEVANILRFEKDFPGAKVIKLEQNYRSTPQILAAASGLIDENTQRLGKTLWTERHAGDKVQVVGVWDGPEEARRVGDEIERLERQGAPLDQIAILVRAQYQTREFEDRFISIGMKYRIVGGFRFYERAEIRDALAYLRVIAQPADDLAFERIYNAPKRGLGAKALEALHRLARNRGIPLSNAAIEIADTDELPARARNTFLALMRDFARWRDLSATEGPADLLRTVLDECGYTDALQAEKTAEANGRLENLVELARAMEEYDSLGDFLEHVSLVMDNENAAEEEKVTIMTMHGAKGLEFDNVFLPGWEEGVFPSQRSLDEGGLASLEEERRLAYVAITRAKKKCTILHAANRRIYGQWTSSIPSRFIAELPEEHVDSETTLSGGASLWRAQWSEHADPFADVARMQPSRIVTRGPGWQRAAAKEYDASPKRVVESTRSAASFAAKPRSDIAVGARVFHEKFGYGAVMAQEGNKLEIEFEQAGNKRVLDSFVKPA
- a CDS encoding aromatic ring-hydroxylating oxygenase subunit alpha, whose protein sequence is MLKSADGGLRPVPFPIDDPERIPVKRYYDPEFYQAELDHLWPNVWQMACREEQIPEVGDWIEYENVGRSVIIVRTRTGVKAFNNACRHRGVPFAGGSPLGSSHATAHGNCAKSGFVCPFHGWRWNMDGENTMVYGKHLFSERQLDEDDINLIPCRAEVFGGCVWINHDDDAPSVRESIGPLAERLEAHNLHKLRAEWCYGTVLPANWKIAMEAFMEGYHVMQTHPQLQHAVPTMYNSMYAMADNPSRAPMLADPALTLEENIAAQIKNMELLSEGMAGMLHEKEVEIARSLQHATQGLPEDKSQAMMMWLGMVMHQVSAQLKERGEPIPDLIAVSQSDPINAVEFLFPNYFLLPYFSSMSAYRIRPLGPESCFFELWSLTFFPEGQEPEPVMEPIVLPFDSQDFPPIPRQDYSNIPLQQKGLHASGFEFMRLSSQVEGLISNYQRIIDGYLAGVPGEKLAAANNKLGGNFDGKIEDLGF